In Citrus sinensis cultivar Valencia sweet orange chromosome 3, DVS_A1.0, whole genome shotgun sequence, the sequence TGAAATCCAACCTCTTTGCCCAGATGAAGTCCAAGCTCAAATGCCACTCGCTTGGCAGTGGCAAGCACCGCAACACGACGTGGTTGCGTAACACCAATTCTGCCACTTCGACTGCTACACCGATTGGAACCAAAGCCAGCTTCAAAAAGGAACTTAAacatacaaaagaaaaagaaaaggaaggaAGAAATTAGGCTTCCtggaaaccaaaaaaaaaaaaagattttatatcCCAGCATTTATCTATGACCATTGACCAAGCATCATTCAAACCCACCTGAGGCACTTGTGTAGTCTTCCCACACCCAGTTTCTCCACATATAATAACTGCAGAATTGTCATTTACAGCTTCCATTATCTCCTGCTCCATCATGACTATAGGAAGATCTTTCCTATTGGTTTCAACCTCATTTGGCCTTGATACATGCACCACAATTGGGGCTGCAAGAGGTCTTTGCAAGGAACTTGGAAGATTGCCAGTCATGCTAGCATTTATATTTAAGCTCTTATATGGTCCATCCTGTCCCAATCAAACCCACAGCATCTGATTATAGGATAAGAATAAAGTGATGTAtaatagagaaagaaaatatttctatcacTTTATATGatacaataaatcaaacattACAGCATGCTGCAAATTAAGTGTAACAAATGCATATCACTTGTGCAAATAAGTTCAAAGTTTGACTTTAATGGCATTCAATGAATCTAATTATAAACCTTTCTGACGGTGGTATTTTATAATAGTCAATACCTATATAAAGCAATTCCCATTCCCTTTCGTTTTCCCCTTACCCAGGCTTCTAAAGATCCATATACTGTTTAGAGGGGCACTAAAGTTATAGTGAAATCCTATACTTTAGAAGTTACTTTCACTAACACAATATCGTCATGAAGGCACAACAGACATTCATTATCTATATTAACCTAAAATATTCCAATGTCCAACTTAGaggaataaaatttgagaaacGAATTTCTCAAATAAATCAGAAAATAATCAGAAATAAACATTACtggatatataaaaattatttatgtacTTTCTATTTCTTTCCCATATCCAGAAACTAAAGTGGAATTCATGATAGCACAAAACACATAATACTACACAACTGTTGATCTAAGAAGCCAAAACACAAGCACAACACCCCCCCCACACCCCAACCCCAAccgggggggggggtgaaGAAAACGAGTTCCtttcatgaaaaatatatattcatcaAGTTCTATTCTCTACAGATAAGTAACATACCGTTGACTTAGAACTGTTTCCACCATCATAAATGGACAAAGCTGCAGTACTATTTCTAATGTCATATTCCATACCCGTACTGTTGTCCTTGTTTGAAACCTCTTCAGGTGGTAGGGCAGCAAcaatttcattgtttgaaCCAAGTTCATCATCGGGAAGCAACTCTTGAAATGAGCCTAATGAAATAGATGCACCATCTACTTCTTTATTACCAATCATTGGTTGCAGTGGttcattttcatcaatatGTTGTCTTTGGATTTTGACCAAGTCAGGTTCAGTTTCACCATAAGCATCACTTCCATGCCTTTTCTTTGGAGCTCGGTCACTTTGTGGATCTTCTAAACCTTCCTTGGAAAATAGCACGacatttcttctcttttcaaGCCTAGTTTTAGCCTACAAGATGAATTGCCAAATAAGTAAACTAATATAaccttaatttaaatataatgtcAAAAGTTAGCATCGATTCCATCATACAAACCTTACCAATATCTTTAGATGCCTCCAGAACATTATAAAGACCAGTTGAAATCTTGTATTTcctgaaattttaaagtttaaggTATTTCTCAACTATtctaagcttttttttttctgtaaaggtaaaatctcaaatatattaacatataAAAGAGAGGATACGGTGACATACTCTAGGTTTTCTTGGGCTTTCGAAAACATGTAAGCTTTCTCCTTCTCCTCCTGCATTAATTAAAAGCAAATCAATCATGGTAAAGTGCAATTAGAAAACAATGGAAGCAAGTAGCCAGAGAAAGGGTCACCTccaactttttcaattttctttgctGGGATTTGCTTTGATTTGGATATTGCTTAGTTGTAGCCTTTTCCTGCTCCAGCAAAAAggaattttaaacaaaaaagctcTAACAGTATATAGAAGGAAAGAACTATAGAGCTAATAAATTAGCTGCATACCTTATTCATGCGTTTCTTTCGATCAGTTTTATTCACTGTAAAAATCATTGCATTGCAATCAACACCCTCCAAGCTacaaaatgcaagaaaaaaacatgcatggtcataaatttaaatagctaaaaaaataatagatataTCAGCTCAACAGTCAACACAAACCACCCAATAGGCCAATACAATGAATTTCACAACAGGAAGAAATATAGATGATTTTCTCCATTATTTGCCCATGAATCTATTTAcataaatagttaatttcatTAGATAGTTCATTTCATTAGCCTGTAAAGGTAACATGCCACATGTGATCATTATTAAAGatagccaaaaaaattaaaaggaaaagaaaaagattaaaatttaacttgtgTGCCAATACTCTCAAAGCTAAAACTTACACTAGCAGCttctgttataaaaaaataacatgttaTTCACCTGCATGAGCTCGGTCCACGCTTCGGTTTGCTCCTCTGCTTCCTTTTTGCCATAATTAGTTTGTTCTTCAAACTTGAATCAACTAAAactggaaaaagaaaatgacaccACCAACTATAAAAATAGCTTAACCTAAACCTTTTTggtgtaataaatttaactcTCTGTTTGTCTCCAGGAAGAAGACTTTCAATCCctagaaatatttatttcaatataacAGCAACAAAATTGCAATCCCTAGAATTACTTATTTGAGTACAATGGCAACAAATCACAAGAGATTGCTGCCGGTGCCAGGTAGGGGTGACTAAATCGGATTTCGGTTCAGGTTGTTCGGTTTGCGTTACAACCCAATCGTGTTGAAAACGCAAATTAATTCGCTTCAGTTCAGTTTGGATTCATACTTCGGATTGGTTTGGGTTGGTAATTTCGGTTCAAATTTCGGTTAGGGTTAATTCGAGTTGGAACAgttcaattcaaaaaatttgggTTAATTCGGGTTAGAggtaataataatgtaaaaaaaatggtttgctgattcataattttgactcatttgctaataataataataataataataataatgtaaaaaaatggTTTCAATTGAACTGTATTGGCACGCCTGGGGTTACTCACATTTACTAACAGCTACTTACAATATGGCATTATTTACAACTCAATGGTGATTGACTGATTGCTTTGATAGTTGATTGAGAGCGTAAAGATTTGGCAATTGGCAGAATTATAGAGCATGGAAGAGAGCTTAAGACCAAATAATTACTGACCTTGATGTTGATGAGTTGATGGATCGGATGGATTGGAAGCTAGGCAGAGATGGAAGTGAGTCAAGAGATGGCAGCTAGTTTGGAAGCGAACGGCACAGGGTGAACGGCTTTGGGCTGCGAGCATGTAGAGGGCGTGCTGAGGGCGAGCGTGAATTAACTACGAAAAGTGAATTAACTACAATGCTGAGTGGGGCCTTCTACGATGATAGGCGTGTCGTCTGTCTGAACGCAATCTTAAACCGTCGGTGAAACGTAAAGCTAATCGTACGGCTGCGGCACGGGTACCTTCCCATATCAGAAAGATTTTGCAAATTTGATGAAGTGGACCGGTCAAAATATGGGCCGTGTGGGGCCGACGGCCATGGTGTTTGCGATGTAGCAGTCAAAGGACGCTGCCGTTCGGAACTTTGAAATTTGTATTAGTCCCCGACGTGCGTACACCATCTGTCCACTCAACACAAGTTGCCTAAAGACAGGGAATcgaaaaggaataaaaatataaatataaataaaaaccaatTACTAGATGTTATTTCGTCATGCCATTTGGTgatgtacatatatattaagttcatcaaatttataattaggcATGAATGACAGTACCCTCAGCCACggacaaataattaaattttattaaaataactgaatttatttctttaaaaaataaatcctaaaattttaataatttaggagatttttattaaattacaaaattttacaattatttttataattataattttatattaaaatcatttttattaaaaataaaaattctaattttaggatttatttttattaaattttgggatatttttatgattataatttttaattttaaaagtttttataagataaaataatcttttaatttatttaggggtaaaattataattttattaaaataatttaatagtgttaatgtAAAAGTagctagttgatacaaatatgaaaagaaatgaagtgcaaagtacatgttaaaattttgtagtgattggatgaacataaggcaaaataaaagtggtgcaatgataatttcccattttttattttgacagtTGTtctaaattacataaatatttttccttgtaatttttaattgacaaaTTGAACATCTTTGGTATTTTTGGCTTTCAATTATATTAgggttgataattttttttaattatgttatttacaGATTGTTACTgacattacaattaatatttacaatcatactgCACAATTGGGACTATCGCCATACATTAACACACTGAAACACTTGCCCAAATACTTTAAactctctctaatattcgagaggtgcctactccactcacatttcgtaatGGAGAGACTGTCTCCATtcaattatattgataattgaGAGAATATTAAAACTAACTTTCATAAAGCTCTTATGGAGGCTTTATACTCTTGCACTCAacattataaatgtaaaatttctcCTATTGGACCAAAGGCCCATTGATGGGTCGATAAGTTcaaagcttttctcttttgttgttAACATGATTTTCATTATCCTTTTTTTGACTCAGCGATTTTCAAGAATTACACATAATAGGGGGAACTATTTGTGGGGTGAATTTGCAAGATGTATtgcaccttttttttcttttttctttttttttaatgtgtggTTTTGCTTTTGATTCTAGCACCAAGCGAGGCTCTTACAAATCATCTAAAAGAAACTCTTGGACGTTGCAAATATGCTAGGCCTTAGGAATCGAGACCTCAGAGTGTGTCCATTTTAGAATTTGGAACTGTTGGTGATGGCAAGACACTTAACACAGTTGCGTTTCAAAATGCCATCTTATCAAGTCCTTTGCAGATAAGGGTGGTGCTTATCTCTATGTTCCACTGGGCAGGTGGCTTACAAGCAACCTCACGCTCTTCCTCGAAAGAGGTGCTACCATTCTTGGATTCCAAATGCCTGTAAGAAAATTGTTTCCAGTTCACATACATATATTCGAGCCTTGGAAAGAAGCCCCTAACTTTGCCTAATTTCTCACTCGCTCATTTTCCTCGTTTTTAAGTGCATAACATTCTCCTTTTGCTGATAAAGTAATTTTCGCGaactaaaagaagaaaatttgggTGAATTTTCAGATATCGTGCTAACTGTTATAGATTTTACAGGATTATACACTCAAGAAAGGAGTTGAACCTTTCCATCTTATGCATGGTGGGAGATACCATAGCTTGATTAACAGGCATAACGTAACTAACGTGGTGACAATAGGCATggattttctctctctatttttggtttatttgCTAACTTTGTTCCCTTTGTAGGCTTTTGATATATTCCTTGTCTCATGCTTACATTCAACTGTACCACTGCCAGGTAATGATGCAAGTATTGATGGGTAGGGTACTATCTGTCAGGAGCTGTTTGATTCTCATAACTTAAAATCATAGCCAGTCACATCTTGCGGAGTTTATATGTTGCAATGATGTCACTATTTCAAACTTAACCTTCTTAAACTCCCCTGCTTGGAACATTCATTCGGTATATTGCAGGTGCTTGCAGTCATTTGTTCCATATATTCATGTTCGGCTGTTCAGTCCAATATATGAAAGATAGAGTTCGGAATGATGAATTGATACTAACTGTTGTTTTATATATGCAGTAATGTGCAAGTTCAGAACGCAACAGCTCATGCTCCACAAGAATCTCCTTACACTATTCTTGTGGTGTAATTCCACCTACGTTGTCAGTGTTATGTTTGAGTACTTTTATAAagggaaaatatattatgtccatccgttttttttttaatttttttaaaaatacataatttttttttgttgctgaaatccacctaaagttacattttgttttcacttttccacttccgtttggaatccattaagaaaactaacgggaACTTAAgcaaatgaccattttaccccccaaaactcaatgaataataaaactaacGAAAAATTCcgtttgtaatttttgtttgatgaatatcattattgatACGTtaataaagtacaaaaaaatcttaactactagagattataactcaatgaataataaaactttacttatcttaaatttaattggtggTTTGTGAGATtgagttatttttaatattacttttataatttagcattctaattacaaacatatttaaaaaaaatatgcatttgatggttgtggaattaatttttttattgaccgATGGGagaaataatcatatttaatctgattatttttagcattttttagggtgaaattgtaattttcatttaggggtaaaatggtcccTTGGTTAAGTTtctgttagttttcttaacggattccaaacggaaatagaaaagtaaaataaaatataactttaggtggatttaaaaaaaaaattatgtatttttaaaaaagttagaaaaaacggATGGACGATGGATATTTTCGCTTACTTGTATCAATCTTACTGAATGCATGTTGTCGCTTGAGCCATGTTCCAATCTTCAAAGCTCTTTTCCAAATTCCGTGCTTCTCTTCTTCACATCGCAACACTCTTGTTACATCCttataaataacttttttatcATCATACCTGGTTTCAAAACATTCTCAATCTCCCAAGCAATTCTAGTGCGGTGCCACATGCTCGAGCAAAGCTTCATTCACTAGTTCGTTAATAGCAAATTCACAGCCCTTTTAACGTTTGATTTGTTAGTTTCGTCAATAAAACCACTATTTTACATTGTAAAGTTTTGTCAGCATACtgttattttacatttgttAGTTTTGTCAGTTTTCTCTGTTGCTCCAGTGCCGTGATGTTCTGTTAAATTTGTCAGCATACTGTCaaaactttgaattttcaacCTGTGGAATCCTTCCGTCTTACACGCGTCAACCTCGTACCTATTTTACCAAAAGAGTGAAGGAAAATTCTCAAGTCCTCGGCCCCGTCCAACAATCCTGGCGGTTTAACGACGTtagaccaaaaaaaatatattaaaaaaaaaacaacagcaacaattaaattaaaccacagtatatatatatatatatatataaacaccgCCAAAGCTGTAGATTCCTAACAGAAGGCGAAAAATATTATCCACTCTCGACGTCGCAAAGGTAGAATGATTCCCTTCTTCTCTACGCACAAAATTGTTCAGTATCTGAAATATATGTAAGAGTGCCccagatttgatcaatgtaGTTGGTTTGTTCGTTCGTTCGTTCGTTGTTGTAGGATTTGAAAGATGAGGCTGTTAAAGGTGGCCACGTGTAACTTGAACAACTGGGCGATGGACTTTGACTGTAATTTGAAGAACATTAAGGAGTCAATTGGTAGAGCAAAAGAAGCCGGCGCCGTCATTCGGCTCGGTCCTGAGCTTGAAATCACTGGCTACGGCTGTGAAGATCACTTCTTGGAACTCGATACCGTCACTCACGCGTGAGCTCTTAgttcaatttctttcttttttttttcttttttttttgataaatgtaatttatttgtgataaaaaaaaattagtttttaaaactGGAACTAGAATGCTTGCTTTCAATGTTAAGGTAATTGAAGTTTTTTTGTGCTGCTTGCAGATGGGAGTGCTTGAAAGATTTATTGCTTGGTGATTGGACAGATGGAATATTATGTAGCTTTGGAATGCCAGTGATTAAAGGATCAGAGCGTTATAATTGTCAAGTATTGTGTTTGAACAGGAAAATTATAATGATCCGTCCTAAACTGTGGCTTGCGAATGATGGAAATTACAGGGAGTTGCGGTGGTTTACTGCGTGGAAGCAAAAAGATCAACTTGAGGACTTCCAGCTTCCAAATGAAATTTATGTGGCTTTAAAGCAGAAATCAGTTCCTTTTGGTTATGGATTCATTCAGTTTTTAGACACGTAAGTTGTAAGCATTTATATACCTGATGTATTGATTGTTTTGCAAGTGAATGCTATTTaaaccaatatatatatatatattcttattaGGGCTGTTGCAGCTGAAATTTGTGAAGAGCTTTTTACTCCTATTCCCCCTCACGCTGACCTTGCATTGAATGGGGTTGAAGTGTTTATGAATGCCAGTGGAAGCCACCACCAGTTAAGAAAGCTTGATTACCGTATCCGTGCTTTTATAAGTGCTACTCATAGTCGTGGAGGAGTTTACATGTACAGTAATCATCAAGGATGTGATGGTGGCCGCCTTTATTTTGGTACATAACATGCTCTTGATAGAGCAGACATGCTGtcctatatttttttccccccttgtTTTTGTTCGAATATATACCTTTACTTCACTGTAATGGAGTTAAATAAGTCACTCGTTGCAGATGGATGTTCCTGTGTTGTTGTGAATGGAGATATGATTGCTCAAGGCTCACAATTTTCCTTGAAGGATGTTGAGATTGTGGTTGCTCAAGTAGATCTTGACGCGGTATGTTATGATCTTTTATTACTTCAGTGTTTATTTGTGTATGTTATGCATCTAGTGCCTCATAATTTTTTGACTGTTAGTCCACTCATTTCTTAGAAAATCTTTTATCAATACAAAGTTGTCACATTATACAAATCAGTATTATGTAACTCATGTTCCATTCCAAACAAGAGGGaattgggggaaaaaaaaaaggccttTCATTTTCTCCCTTCGTCAGCCCTTGCCGCCTTCCTTAACAATCCCCGAGCCTCCTTTGCGCCACCTTCCTCACAGAAGCCGCCCTGTCTGTATCTAATTTCTTGTCTGTTTAATTGCAGGTTGCTGGTTTTAGAGGGTCTATAAGCAGTTTTCAAGAACAAGCAAGTTGCAAAACCAAAATATCATCTGTAGCAGTGCCATACAATCTTTGTCAACCTTTTAACCTGAAGATGTCACTTTCGAGTCCACTTAAGGTCAGTAAGGCATTTATTCAGTCAAGATAATGTGATCTTAAGACAAAATTTCTGCTACAGTCAATTGCTTTTCCTAACCTAGGGGCCAGAGgattctttatatatatttgaaatctTCTGGTATAAATCAGTCGTTAAAACTTAGTCCTAGATAAAGTTGAATTGTATTCAGAGATCTATGCAGCTGATGAAAATGGCACGGTGAGTAAGTTGCTGAGTATAATATTGTGTAGTTTGATGCCAGTATGGTCATCTCCAAGGAATTTACTAAAAGCATGAGTTTTCCATTGAGACGTTTGAATTTTGCTAAATCAGCCATGATTGATTAACTGTAGATCAATTATCACTCTCCCGAGGAGGAAATAGCGTTTGGGCCTGGTTGCTGGCTGTGGGACTATTTAAGAAGAAGCGGGGCTTCTGGATTTTTGCTTCCTCTTTCTGGTGGTGCTGATAGTTCCTCTGTGGCTGCTATAGTTGGCTGCATGTGCCAACTTGTTGTAAAAGGTCAGTTTATCTTTCATGTCTCTCTACACCCACACACCATAGTAATCAGCTAGGATTTAGTTAATTCAGGTATGAATGGTTCAGTTTTTATTAGAAATAGTTATTCTGCTGTTAGCATATATAGACAGAGTTCCTTGGTCCCTTTCATTTGCTTGCTTCACTGTAAATCAGTATCCTCTTCAGATTAACCATATAAAGGATGCTTTCAAAGGATAGGATATTCTGGCCCATGCAGTGGGTTATTTGAAGCAAAGATGATGGTGTTCACACACATTGACCTTCGATAGTGATACATAAAGATGGAAGTCTGAACTACTGGGATATACCAATTGTTTGCCTAAATTGATCTAGTTTGACTTCCAGCATTTTTTGGGGCAAGCTTTTTAGTTGATGGTCTTACATTTCTCAtgacaataaaattcattttggaGGTCTTGTGGGGGACACACACCTGCCAGATAGCTAAGTTCTTTGAATAAAGCAAAGCAGAATAATAGTTATTACCATATCTCATGAACATGAACTAGAGAGATGAGTATGATCTTCTAATTATAGCTCATTTTGGTTTTAATGCAGAGATTTCAAATGGGGATGAACAAGTCAAAGCTGATGCTATACGAATTGGACATTATGCTAATGGAGAATTTCCCACTGACAGCAGAGAATTTGCCAAACGCATATTTTATACAGTGTTTATGGGATCCGAAAACAGGTGGGTACATGCATCAGGACCACTTCATGCTATTGTCGTAAAGTCATCTTATACTAGTATACGAAACCTAGGTCTCAACTGATCTCCTCTAGTCTGCATTTAGTCCCCATCTAACACACTACAATTGCTAAGACGTGTATATTTGGGGAGGAATCCTTGTAAAAG encodes:
- the LOC102621188 gene encoding glutamine-dependent NAD(+) synthetase-like yields the protein MRLLKVATCNLNNWAMDFDCNLKNIKESIGRAKEAGAVIRLGPELEITGYGCEDHFLELDTVTHAWECLKDLLLGDWTDGILCSFGMPVIKGSERYNCQVLCLNRKIIMIRPKLWLANDGNYRELRWFTAWKQKDQLEDFQLPNEIYVALKQKSVPFGYGFIQFLDTAVAAEICEELFTPIPPHADLALNGVEVFMNASGSHHQLRKLDYRIRAFISATHSRGGVYMYSNHQGCDGGRLYFDGCSCVVVNGDMIAQGSQFSLKDVEIVVAQVDLDAVAGFRGSISSFQEQASCKTKISSVAVPYNLCQPFNLKMSLSSPLKINYHSPEEEIAFGPGCWLWDYLRRSGASGFLLPLSGGADSSSVAAIVGCMCQLVVKEISNGDEQVKADAIRIGHYANGEFPTDSREFAKRIFYTVFMGSENSSQETRMLAKKLADEIGSWHLDVSIDTVVSAFLSLFQTLTGKRPCYKVDGGSNVENLGLQNIQARIRMVLAFMLASLLPWVHNKPGFYLVLGSSNVDEGLRGYLTKYDCSSADINPIGSISKQDLRTFLRWAATHLGYSSLAEIEAAPPTAELEPIRSNYSQLDEVDMGMTYEELSVYGRLRKVFHCGPVTMFKNLCYRWGARLTPSEVAEKVKQFFKYYSINRHKMTVLTPSYHAESYSPDDNRFDLRQFLYNARWPYQFRKIDELVKELDGEKVPFSESGDHEKMGTTLDGGGGMGVIAAGSGNPKSGH